Proteins co-encoded in one Chryseobacterium foetidum genomic window:
- the traN gene encoding conjugative transposon protein TraN, which yields MKIIHTPWIILILLIFFTSSTRAQEMPQFASLNEARMEPYKMEVTYNKTTHLIFPSPIRYVDLGSENLIANKAEDVGNVLRIKAGIKDFEEETNFSVITQDGKFYSFDVFYSSYPDTLNYDLLKLQRQHEKEYSTEVLLEDLKGEPASLTELLMKTLHENPKRTIRHIGNKSFGIHFLLESLYVHEGKFYFMFNFKNKSNIPYNIDFFSFKIVDKKNLKRTVVQDKLLTPVREYLITKTINHQSDEKAVYLLDQFTLLEDQILEIEVFEKEGGRHQKIHVENADLISAKLVEDIHLKFK from the coding sequence ATGAAGATTATACATACACCATGGATCATATTGATTCTATTGATATTTTTTACAAGCTCAACCAGAGCTCAGGAAATGCCACAATTTGCTTCACTGAATGAAGCAAGAATGGAACCTTATAAAATGGAAGTCACCTATAACAAGACAACCCATTTAATATTCCCTTCACCAATTCGGTATGTTGATTTGGGAAGCGAAAATCTTATTGCCAACAAAGCAGAGGATGTTGGAAATGTTCTGCGAATTAAGGCAGGAATAAAAGATTTTGAAGAAGAAACGAATTTCTCAGTCATTACGCAGGATGGTAAATTTTACAGCTTTGATGTATTTTACAGTTCGTATCCGGACACTTTAAATTATGATCTTCTTAAACTGCAAAGACAGCATGAAAAAGAATATTCAACAGAAGTGTTATTAGAAGACCTTAAAGGAGAACCGGCTTCATTGACAGAGCTTTTGATGAAAACATTGCACGAAAATCCCAAAAGAACCATCAGGCATATCGGAAACAAAAGTTTCGGAATACATTTTCTGTTGGAATCTTTATATGTTCATGAAGGAAAATTTTATTTTATGTTCAATTTTAAGAATAAAAGCAACATTCCATACAATATCGATTTTTTCAGCTTTAAGATTGTTGACAAGAAGAATTTGAAACGAACAGTTGTTCAGGATAAATTATTGACACCGGTTCGTGAGTATTTAATCACTAAGACGATTAATCATCAATCCGATGAAAAGGCAGTTTATCTACTAGATCAGTTTACATTACTGGAAGATCAGATTCTGGAAATAGAAGTCTTTGAAAAAGAGGGTGGAAGGCATCAGAAAATACATGTTGAAAATGCTGACCTTATCAGTGCAAAACTTGTTGAGGATATTCATTTAAAATTTAAATAG
- a CDS encoding conjugal transfer protein TraO has protein sequence MKRFIIIIVLLITNHAISAQRILPKQKGVEINSGILVSENSDNYFISAGLIVHSKKGNYLLYSLDYSREEIQYRTCKIPMETITAEAGYSLNMIGNRKKSLMINATISAIAGYEIINRDERILFDGSVIINESSLVYGAAGRLTAEFYLSDRFTLIASGRTKILWNTSQNQFTPSVGIGLRINL, from the coding sequence ATGAAAAGGTTTATCATAATTATAGTATTGCTCATCACAAACCATGCGATCAGCGCACAACGAATACTTCCCAAGCAGAAAGGTGTTGAAATCAATTCAGGAATATTAGTTTCAGAAAACTCAGATAATTATTTTATAAGTGCCGGTTTAATTGTTCATTCCAAAAAAGGAAATTATCTGCTTTATTCACTGGATTATTCCAGAGAGGAAATCCAATACCGTACCTGCAAAATACCCATGGAAACTATTACCGCAGAAGCAGGTTACAGTTTGAACATGATTGGTAACAGAAAGAAAAGTCTGATGATTAATGCAACCATCTCAGCAATTGCCGGGTATGAGATAATCAACAGAGATGAAAGAATCTTATTCGATGGCTCAGTCATTATTAATGAATCTTCATTAGTATATGGAGCAGCCGGAAGGCTTACTGCAGAATTCTACCTTTCAGATCGCTTCACGCTAATTGCTTCGGGCAGAACAAAAATACTTTGGAATACATCGCAAAACCAGTTTACCCCTTCAGTGGGAATCGGACTAAGAATCAATTTATAG